One Formosa agariphila KMM 3901 genomic window, GCTAATGAAATTCTCTCAAAGAATTGGGAAAACAAATATTAATGAAATTATTCAGGTTGAAACTATAAATAAAGATTTAAGAAACCGTTTGTGTACTGTATTTTCTTTGTTAATTATTTTGAACAAATAATTAACAAAGAAAATACAGTACACACTAAGTCTTCAAGTAATTATTATTTTTTTAAAACCTTATGGATTGAATTTTACAATCTTACTATTGATAATATTCCTTACTACAAACGTGATTTATTAACTAAAATCAAAAAACATTTTTTTGACTGTGAATGGTATGAGGTTTATGATTTTATAGAGTTTATTATTCAAAACCCAGACCCAGCTTATCCTGAACTATTAATAGATAGTTTCAATCATAGTCTAAAAAAAGAGTTATCAGGTTACAGAATAATTAGTAAAAACATAGTACGAATTACTAATGAAAATGAATTAACTGAAATCAATAAAATTATTGAAAGTGAGAAAAGTGAATTAAATACTGTTAAAATTCATATTCAAACAGCAATAAGTAAGTTATCAGATAAAAAAGAACCCGATTACAGAAATTCTATCAAAGAATCTATATCTGCTTTGGAAGCTTTATGTAAAATAATTTCAGGAAATAAAAAAGATAGTCTAAAAACTTCTTTAACTAAAATCAATGAAAAGATTAGTATTCATAATGGTCTGATGCAAGGGTTTCTAAAAATATATGGCTACACAAGTGATAGTGATGGTATTAGACACGCTATGCTAGAAAAGGATAACTTACAACAAGAAGACGCTATTTTGATGTTAGTTATGTGTAGTTCCTTCATTAATTATATCGTTACTAAATCAGAACAGAACGGTTTAATAGAATAAAACTTGTTACAACACCTGTAACCGTTGTACTAGCTCAAAATAAATAGTACACCTTTAACTAAAAACTATCTGTTAAGGCGGTTTTTGTTTTTATACAATCGCATTAACCCTTTTTTCTTAACTTTTGCAAGAGGCACACCGTATAAAAATAATGCGGTAGTTAGTGCTTAATCAAAGGTTAATGCAATTTTGTTACGTCTGATTTTCATGCGGAAAACCCTCGCATATAAAACCGCACAATTCTTATACATCAACGTAGGCAACTTATCAAAAAAAATAGTCATTTCAATTTTTCAGAAATTAAATCTATATTTATTAAAAATTAAAGTATATAAAGTTGGACCAATTAGATCAAATATTTAGACAAGACGTAGAGAATATTGCAAAGATTTCAATTATTCCAAATTTATTAGACGTTGTATGTCAAATAACGGGAATGGGATTTGCGGCTGTTGCTAGGGTAACTGAAGATAAATGGATTGCTTGTTCTGTTAAAGACGACATTGGCTTTGGGCTAAAACCAGGTGGTGAACTTGTCATTGAAACTACAATTTGCAATGAAATTCGACAAAGTGGTGACGCAGTAATTATTAATCATGTCAGTGAAGATGAGAATTTTAAATGTCATCATACTCCAGCACAATATGGTTTCCAAAGCTATATTTCGGTACCAATCTTAAGAAAAGATAATACCTTTTTTGGAACATTATGCGCTATAGATCCTCGCCCTAATAAGCTAAATACACCAGAAATAATTGGAATGTTTAATTTATTTGTAGATTTAATATCTTTTCACCTTGAAGTTGTTGAACAACTAGATTCAAGCAGAAATAGTTTGATAAAACAACTCGGTTTTAATGACGAACTTGAAAAGAAAATTAAGGAACGAACATTAGAATTACAATATAAAAACGAAGCCTTAGAAAAGTCAAATAAAGAATTACAGGAATTCAATCATATTTCAAGTCATGATCTTCAGGAACCATTACGAAAAATACAAACCTTTGTTTCCCGAATTCAAGAATCCGAAGCAAAGCTATTGTCAGAAACAGGTTTATACTATTTTGATAAAGTCAGACAATCTGCTGAGCGTATGCAATTATTAATAAATGATCTCTTATCGTATTCGCAATCAACGCGAAAATATAGAAAGTTTGAAATGGTTGATTTAAATGTTATTTTAAAAGAAGTAACTGAAGACCTTCGAGAAGAAATATTGGAAAAATCTGCAATTATAGTAGCAGATAAAATGTGCTCAACAAAGGCAATTCCATTCCAACTTCGACAGCTTTTTTATAATATAATAGGAAATTCTCTCAAATATTCAAGTAGCCAACGTGTCCCAAAAATTGAAGTGAATTCAGAAATCATTGATTCAAATAAAAATAAGAATTTACCAAATGGTAAATATTGTCATGTAAAATTTACTGATAACGGAATTGGTTTTAATCAAAAATATAGTGAGAAGATTTTTGAACTATTTCAAAGATTGCACACTAAGACTGATTTTAGCGGAACAGGTATAGGATTAGCAATAGTAAAAAAAATTGTTGAAAATCATAATGGAATTATTAATGTTAAAGGTAGCCCAAATACTGGCACAGAATTTAATATTTACATTCCAATATCATAACTAAGCTGTCTATAACACACGCTAAAAAAAAATTGCTCATTTTCAGGTAATTGAATGAATGTTTTTACGAAGGATAATTATCTAGACGAAAATGCGCAGTTCGCTTTCATCAGTAACTTCTTTTAGCGCGAGACCGTTACCCACAATTATGAAAAAAACTTTTTTGCTTATTACATTATTTTGCTTTGCTATCGTTAGTTCTCAGAATATTTATGATTATGAAAAAGAAATTAGCAATAAAGAACACTATGATTTTAAAGAAATTGACTTTGAAAATACAAATGAAAATTTAAAACTTTCTGGAACCTTAATAACACCAAAAACTGTTTTTGAAAAAATAGTAATTATCGTACCTGGAAGTGGACGAGACACAAGACACTCTCATTTTGTGTTAGCAGAAGAATTTTTAAAAAACAATATTGCTGTTTACAGATTTGACGAGCGTGGGATTGGAAAATCTGAAGGAGATTATTCTGAGTTAGCGAGAGATTTGTCAACGGATTTAAGCTACGCATTAAAGGAGTTAAAAAAACAATTTTTCAATAAAAAATTTGGGATAATAGGACACAGTCTTGGTGGAATTGCAACTCTTAATGTTATTAATAATGATTTAGATTTTGTCGTTTTAATTGAAACACCAATTATAAAAAATGGAGCTTTTCTAATTAACCAATTTGATAGGAATTATGAAAATAGTCT contains:
- a CDS encoding ATP-binding protein, with amino-acid sequence MDQLDQIFRQDVENIAKISIIPNLLDVVCQITGMGFAAVARVTEDKWIACSVKDDIGFGLKPGGELVIETTICNEIRQSGDAVIINHVSEDENFKCHHTPAQYGFQSYISVPILRKDNTFFGTLCAIDPRPNKLNTPEIIGMFNLFVDLISFHLEVVEQLDSSRNSLIKQLGFNDELEKKIKERTLELQYKNEALEKSNKELQEFNHISSHDLQEPLRKIQTFVSRIQESEAKLLSETGLYYFDKVRQSAERMQLLINDLLSYSQSTRKYRKFEMVDLNVILKEVTEDLREEILEKSAIIVADKMCSTKAIPFQLRQLFYNIIGNSLKYSSSQRVPKIEVNSEIIDSNKNKNLPNGKYCHVKFTDNGIGFNQKYSEKIFELFQRLHTKTDFSGTGIGLAIVKKIVENHNGIINVKGSPNTGTEFNIYIPIS
- a CDS encoding alpha/beta fold hydrolase, giving the protein MKKTFLLITLFCFAIVSSQNIYDYEKEISNKEHYDFKEIDFENTNENLKLSGTLITPKTVFEKIVIIVPGSGRDTRHSHFVLAEEFLKNNIAVYRFDERGIGKSEGDYSELARDLSTDLSYALKELKKQFFNKKFGIIGHSLGGIATLNVINNDLDFVVLIETPIIKNGAFLINQFDRNYENSLPEVMRKGKTKTELTSFLKGYVDLISKSTPNSSKKEIKKYIREKGFNKRFIVLLHDTFLVEMARTNFEDTVKDLSIKTLYLTGTKDKIINHKQEVDLVKSFRNPNIEIREFDSLNHYLTNRNGKVGSSLYDMDKEPLNMIINWIIEK
- a CDS encoding AbiJ-NTD4 domain-containing protein yields the protein MYCIFFVNYFEQIINKENTVHTKSSSNYYFFKTLWIEFYNLTIDNIPYYKRDLLTKIKKHFFDCEWYEVYDFIEFIIQNPDPAYPELLIDSFNHSLKKELSGYRIISKNIVRITNENELTEINKIIESEKSELNTVKIHIQTAISKLSDKKEPDYRNSIKESISALEALCKIISGNKKDSLKTSLTKINEKISIHNGLMQGFLKIYGYTSDSDGIRHAMLEKDNLQQEDAILMLVMCSSFINYIVTKSEQNGLIE